In one window of Nocardia brasiliensis DNA:
- a CDS encoding FABP family protein, whose protein sequence is MSELASEGSDPAERASEQLNGNGSADSAPRRSGDAAVSEAAERAKSTGVRNIPGLPDLPLPEDTANLRLGPDLSSSMLALLPMVGVWRGEGEGNHPERGDYRFGQQIIVSHDGGDYLAWDSRSWVIDTDGNYSGPDLRESGFWRVGIDGNDEVIELLLTHSTGIVELFYGQALTQSSWELATDVVIRSQSGIVVGGAKRLYGIVEGGDLAYVEERVVADGPLEPRLSARLQRYIG, encoded by the coding sequence ATGAGCGAGCTCGCGAGCGAGGGTTCCGATCCAGCCGAGCGAGCGAGTGAACAACTGAACGGCAACGGTTCGGCGGATTCGGCTCCCCGCCGCAGCGGTGATGCCGCCGTGTCCGAGGCGGCCGAGCGCGCCAAGTCCACCGGCGTGCGTAACATCCCCGGCCTGCCCGACCTGCCGCTGCCCGAGGACACCGCGAACCTGCGCCTCGGGCCCGACCTGAGCTCCTCCATGCTCGCGCTGCTGCCCATGGTCGGCGTGTGGCGCGGCGAGGGCGAAGGCAACCACCCCGAGCGTGGCGACTACCGCTTCGGCCAGCAGATCATCGTCTCCCACGACGGTGGCGACTACCTGGCTTGGGATTCGCGCTCCTGGGTGATCGACACCGATGGCAACTACTCGGGCCCCGACCTGCGCGAGAGCGGCTTCTGGCGGGTCGGCATCGACGGCAACGACGAGGTCATCGAGCTGCTGCTGACCCACAGCACCGGCATCGTCGAGCTCTTCTACGGTCAAGCCCTCACCCAGTCATCCTGGGAGCTGGCCACCGATGTGGTCATCCGCAGCCAGTCCGGCATCGTGGTCGGCGGCGCCAAGCGCCTCTACGGCATCGTCGAGGGCGGCGATCTGGCCTACGTCGAGGAGCGCGTCGTAGCCGACGGGCCGCTGGAGCCCCGCCTCTCCGCTCGCCTGCAGCGCTACATCGGCTAG
- a CDS encoding DUF1416 domain-containing protein — protein MCAAPTQGQAIPAGVDVEKETVITGRVLSTDGQPVGGAFVRLLDGNGDFTAEVVASGTGDFRFFAAPGAWTVRALSSAGNGSAEIRPDGAGIHPVDVAVAK, from the coding sequence ATGTGTGCAGCACCTACCCAGGGCCAGGCCATCCCCGCCGGTGTCGATGTGGAGAAGGAGACGGTCATCACCGGCCGCGTCCTGAGCACCGACGGTCAGCCGGTGGGCGGCGCGTTCGTGCGCCTGCTCGACGGCAACGGTGATTTCACCGCCGAGGTCGTCGCCTCCGGCACCGGCGACTTCCGCTTCTTCGCCGCGCCCGGCGCGTGGACCGTGCGCGCGCTCTCCTCGGCCGGTAACGGCTCCGCGGAGATCCGCCCCGACGGCGCCGGAATCCATCCGGTCGACGTCGCGGTCGCCAAGTAA